GCCCTACATCGTGACGGGCGCGCAAAAAGAAGCCATCGCAAATCAGGTGCTTCGCCCCTTCTGGATAACGATGGTCATCTCGCTCCTCGGCGGAATTGCAGCGACGATCATATTTCGAAGCTCCGCTGTTTTGCTCGCAACCGGGCTCGTGGTCAGCCTTGTCTGTCATTGGCCGCGGATCTGGGTGTTGTTCCGCCTGCGCGCCAACGATCGGGTCGGCGGACCCTTCACGCTGTGGGGGTCGGAAACCGATTCCGTGAGGCTTGAACTCGCGCTCTACGGGAAAGCACCCCGGGCGGCGCTTATCGGAGTCCTGATATTCTCCTGCCTCTATGTCGGGGGCTCTCTCTGGTTGCTTTACCACGCGCTGGATAGCGGCTCGGCCAAAGACATACGGGTGGCAAGCCTCAGCCTGGCGCTGGCGAGCTATTTTCTTATTGCCGCCATCCTGCTGTGGATCGGTCGCCCGAGACCGGCACAAATCATTTCGTGCGCTCGACTGCCTTCTCGGTAATTCATTGAAATATAACATTAATATATCAATATTGCCGGCCCTTGCCGCTGGAGAGGGCGGGGCTATAGGGTAGCCCTCAGAACCCCCGCCTCCGGGCAGGGACGGGTCCTTCGGGTCCCGTCTCCCCCGAGCCTCCGGGCTCCCTCGATCAGGAACCTTTCGCTCTTGCGCTATATCTCGACCCGCGGTGCTGCGCCGACGCTGAAATTCGACGAGGTCCTGCTCGCGGGCCTCGCCAGCGATGGCGGACTCTATGTGCCGGAAAGCTGGCCGCAGATCTCGGCCGCGGAGCTGCGCCGCTGGCGCGGGCTCTCCTATGCCGATCTCGCGATCCGCGTGATGTCGCCCTTCATCGGCGACACGGTTCCCCAGGCCGCCTTCGAGCGCATGGTGCGCGACGCCTATGCCACCTTCGATCATCCGGCCGTGGTGCCGATGAAGCAGCTGGGCGAGCGGCTCTGGTCGATGGAGCTGTTCCATGGGCCCACGCTTGCCTTCAAGGATCTGGCGCTGCAGCTCGTGGGCCGGCTCTACGACAATGTGCTGGCCTCGCACAATGCGCGCGTCACCATCGTCGGCGCCACCTCGGGCGATACCGGCTCGGCCGCGATCGAGGCCTGCCGCGACCGCAAGAGCATCGAGATCTTCATCCTCCATCCCGAGGGCCGCGTCTCCGCCGTGCAGCGCCGGCAGATGACGACGGTGCCGTCGAAGAATGTCCATAACCTCGCGATCCAGGGCTCGTTCGACGATTGCCAGGATCTGGTCAAGGCGATGTTCAACGACCGGCCGTTCCGCGAGGCGCATAAGCTGGGCGCGGTCAACTCGATCAACTGGGCCCGCATCATGGCCCAGATCGTCTATTACTTCCGCGCCGGCCTCGAGCTGGGCGCGCCCGATCGCAGCCTGCGTTTCTCTGTGCCGACCGGCAATTTCGGCAATGTCTATGCCGGCTATGCGGCGCGCCAGATGGGGCTGCCGATCGAGAAGTTCATCGTCGCCTCCAACCGCAACGACATCCTCACGCGCTTCTTCGCGTCGGGCAGGATGGAGATCCTCGGCGTCGAGCCCTCCTTGAGCCCCTCGATGGATATCCAGGTCTCGAGCAATCTCGAGCGGCTGCTGTTCGACCTCTATGGCCGCGACGGCAAGGCGCTGGCGGCCGACATGGAGAATTTCCGCGAACGGAAATCCCTGACGCTCGCGCCGGAGCGCCACCAGGCGGCGCTGCAATGGTTCCAGGGGTTCCGGCTGTCGGACGAGGGCACGCTCTCCGAGATCGGGCGGCTCCACCGCCTGACTGGCGAGCTTATCGATCCGCACAGCGCCATCGGCATCGCCGCCGCGGTCGAGGCCGCCAAGACCGGCGAGACGCCGGTGGTGGCGCTGGCGACGGCGCATCCGGCCAAATTCGCCGAGGCGGTCAAGCGGGCCACTGGTGTCGAACCCCTGCTGCCCCCACATCTGGCTGACCTGATGACCAATCCCGAGCGGTTCGAGCGCCTGCCGAACGATCTCGGCGCGGTCGAAGCCCATATCAAACGGCGTCTCGCCGAAGAGGTCCATGCATGAGTGAAGACAGCGTCCGCGTGACGAAGCTCGATAACGGCTTCACCATCGCCTCCGATGCGATGACGAGCGTGGAGACCGTATCGATCGGCGTCTGGAGCGCCGTCGGCACCCGCCATGAGTCGCCCGAGATCAACGGCGTCTCGCATATGCTGGAACATATGGCCTTCAAGGGCACCGAGCGGCGCAGCGCCAAGGACATCGCGGTCGAAATGGAATCGGTCGGCGCCTCGATCAACGCCTATACGACGCGCGAGCGCACCGCCTATTACGCCAAGCTCCTGTCGGACGATCTGCCGCTGGGCCTCGATATCCTCGCCGACATCCTGCAGCATTCGGTCTTCGATCCGGGCGAGCTCGAGCGCGAGCGCACCGTGATCCTGCAGGAGATCGGCCAGGCCGAGGACACGCCCGACGACATCGTGTTCGATCATTTCCAGGCCGCGGCCTATCCCGATCAGCCGATGGGCCGCCCGGTGCTGGGCACCGAGGAGACCGTGAAGCGCCTGAAGCGCGGCGATCTGCAAGGCTACCTGCGCGGCAGCTACGGCCCCGAGCGGCTGGTACTGGCGGCGGCGGGTCGCGTCGATCACGATTTCCTGGTCGAGCGCGCCAAGGCGCTCTTCACCGATCTGCCGCAGGGCCGTCCGGCGGCCACGGCGCCGGCGCGCTATGCCGGCGGCGATCATCGCGCCGAGCGCGACCTCGAGCAGGTGCATCTGGTGCTGGGCTTCGAGGGCGTCGGCTATCTGCATGACGACTATTATGTGCAGTCCGTGCTCTCGACCCTCTATGGCGGCGGTATGTCCTCGCGCCTGTTCCAGGAGGTGCGGGAGAATCGCGGCCTGGTCTATTCGATCTATTCCTTCGCCTCGTCCTATGACGATGGCGGCCTGTTCGCGGTCTATGCGGGCACGGGCGAGGGCGAGGCTGGCGAGGTCCTTCCCCTGATCGTCGAGGAGCTGCGCCGCCTGCCCGAGGGGCTGACGGAGGAGGAGATCCGCCGCGCCAAGGCGCAGATCCGCGCCGACCTGCTGATGGCGCGCGAAAGCACCAGCGCACGGGCCGAGCATCTGGCCCAGCAGCTCCAGGCCTATGGCCGACCCCTGCCCACAGCGGAACTGCTGCAGCGCATCGAGGCGGTCGACCGTGCCGCCCTGGCCCGGTTCGCGCGCCAGCTGGCGGCGAGCCCGCCGACCCTGGCGGCGTTGGGACCGGTCGGCAAGCTGCCGAGCGCCAAGCGCGTCGCCGAGGCTTTCGCAGCCTAGAAACCTCAGGCTAGACTCGGAGAGACGAGAATCGGGTCAACCGGGCAGAGACCGACGGGGGAAGGGGGACGGGCGATGCTGTGGAGTCGTCGCGCCCTTTTGCCATCGGGCTATGGCGCCCGGCTGGAAGGGCAGGGTGTCTATCTGCGCCCGCCGGCCCGGCTGGATTACGTGCCCTGGCGGGACTTGCGCGAGAGCTCGCGCGATTTCCTGGTGCGCTGGGAACCGACCTGGACCGCCGAGGCCCATGCCCGCGGCACCTTCGTGCGGCGCGTCAGATATGCCGGCGAGGAATGGCGCACCGACCAGAGCTACAGCTTCCTGATCTTCCGGCGCGAGGATGACGCGCTCCTTGGCGGCATCACGCTGGGCCAGGTCCGGCGCGGCGTCGCCCAGACCGCAAGCCTCGGCTACTGGATCGGCGCCGGTCACGCGCGCCGCGGCTATATGAGCGAGGCGCTCGGCTGCGTCGTCTCCTACGGCTTCGGCGAGCTGGGACTGCACCGCATCGAAGCCGCCTGCCTGCCGCACAACGAGGCCAGCCGCGGCTTGCTGCTCAAGCTGGGTTTCCGGGAAGAAGGCCGCGCCCGCGAATATTTACGCATCGACGGGCGCTGGCAGGACCATCTGCTGTTCGGCCTGCTCGCCGGCGACAATTGGCGGAAGAGAACGTAAGGCCCGCTCACGCGGTGCGCCGCTGAGCGGCGCGCTCTTTTGTAGCGCCTCGTCGGCGTAATGAAGAAAGTGCGCCAGCACACCAACAGTCATCCCCGCGAAAGCGGGGACCCAACTCTAAGCTTGGTGCGTTGGATCAAGATGGGTCCCCGCTTACGCGGGGATGACAACAAAAGGAAACGCGCGTCGTTACGCTGTGATCTTCATGCCGGACCCAGGGGCCGGGATGACGAAAAAGGAAAC
The nucleotide sequence above comes from Hypericibacter terrae. Encoded proteins:
- a CDS encoding GNAT family N-acetyltransferase, with the translated sequence MLWSRRALLPSGYGARLEGQGVYLRPPARLDYVPWRDLRESSRDFLVRWEPTWTAEAHARGTFVRRVRYAGEEWRTDQSYSFLIFRREDDALLGGITLGQVRRGVAQTASLGYWIGAGHARRGYMSEALGCVVSYGFGELGLHRIEAACLPHNEASRGLLLKLGFREEGRAREYLRIDGRWQDHLLFGLLAGDNWRKRT
- the thrC gene encoding threonine synthase — encoded protein: MRYISTRGAAPTLKFDEVLLAGLASDGGLYVPESWPQISAAELRRWRGLSYADLAIRVMSPFIGDTVPQAAFERMVRDAYATFDHPAVVPMKQLGERLWSMELFHGPTLAFKDLALQLVGRLYDNVLASHNARVTIVGATSGDTGSAAIEACRDRKSIEIFILHPEGRVSAVQRRQMTTVPSKNVHNLAIQGSFDDCQDLVKAMFNDRPFREAHKLGAVNSINWARIMAQIVYYFRAGLELGAPDRSLRFSVPTGNFGNVYAGYAARQMGLPIEKFIVASNRNDILTRFFASGRMEILGVEPSLSPSMDIQVSSNLERLLFDLYGRDGKALAADMENFRERKSLTLAPERHQAALQWFQGFRLSDEGTLSEIGRLHRLTGELIDPHSAIGIAAAVEAAKTGETPVVALATAHPAKFAEAVKRATGVEPLLPPHLADLMTNPERFERLPNDLGAVEAHIKRRLAEEVHA
- a CDS encoding M16 family metallopeptidase; translated protein: MSEDSVRVTKLDNGFTIASDAMTSVETVSIGVWSAVGTRHESPEINGVSHMLEHMAFKGTERRSAKDIAVEMESVGASINAYTTRERTAYYAKLLSDDLPLGLDILADILQHSVFDPGELERERTVILQEIGQAEDTPDDIVFDHFQAAAYPDQPMGRPVLGTEETVKRLKRGDLQGYLRGSYGPERLVLAAAGRVDHDFLVERAKALFTDLPQGRPAATAPARYAGGDHRAERDLEQVHLVLGFEGVGYLHDDYYVQSVLSTLYGGGMSSRLFQEVRENRGLVYSIYSFASSYDDGGLFAVYAGTGEGEAGEVLPLIVEELRRLPEGLTEEEIRRAKAQIRADLLMARESTSARAEHLAQQLQAYGRPLPTAELLQRIEAVDRAALARFARQLAASPPTLAALGPVGKLPSAKRVAEAFAA